Sequence from the Ostrea edulis chromosome 8, xbOstEdul1.1, whole genome shotgun sequence genome:
gttagcATCACCTTTCACAGAACTCTATATGGCTAAACCCAGTACTCAATTATATGAGATACAGGTAAAGGGGTATCATACGGGGTAAATATATGAATCGATAGAAGAGGTCCTGTAATGGATAACTATACATAAAAATTAGATAAGTACATAAGTAAATGTGACAAGTTATAATTCACTTGCAACTGCTAGTAGTTAGTTTGTGTCACTTCAGTATATTATGATTTAAGATTGCACAGCATGCACGAATATCACGGTAAATTACACAGATTGTATTCAAATATGAGAGTGAATCTTTGAAAACAAAAGTGaaataagttaaaaataaagataacaTGTCAGAAGTATccaatgtgattttttttctttggggTCCAAATTCCCATTGAATAAATCTAGCTATGGTTCAATTGTATACACGGTAGTGTTTCCAATATCATGCTCAAACAGACAAACCTAATTTCATAAATTAATTATAATATCCACCAAAGAACCTATATTTGTATTAGGTAGTTATCACTGCTTGAAAAACTGCCTTTACAATGGGAGTAAAGATATTGTAAATACTTTATTTACAATAGCTTTAAGTGTATTTAATCACATTTACTTAAATAAGAAAAAGATGGTAAATATGGTCTTTAATTACCTTTACTGGGAAGTAAATTTTTGTAATGGCCCAATTTACAATACCTTTACGAAAAAATTAAAGACCATATTTGCTCAAGTAAATGCAACTTTACAAAAATTTAAAGGTTgtctttttcaatgaatttacaagaacttaaatataatatttacgagagtaaatttatgtttacaaaaagTAAAAGGTCGTATTTACCAATGACTTTAATTTAAGTAATTTTTAATAAAGAGcatatttaatcaaatttaaaggtGTGTAATTTTTACCATTAATATGGAAATCTGTATACTCCCCTTTTCAGATTTTATCAAATTGCAATAAATTTCTTTATACAAAAGTATATATTGTGAATGAGGAGTTCATATCTTAGTACAAGACATTTCTTGTAGAATCACGTTTTAAATGATCTGTTGAGATAACAAAAGCTGcatattcaaatatcaatagtcaatttattaatttctatttttcacAAATGTATGATTATATACCACAATAACGGTGGTTAATATACATGgacatgtataacaatataaaacaaattgtacacaataaatcattgatatttcaaacatgCTGGGAtgcataacaaaatatttttgatatattttatgatagaatgcattatcttgaattttgtgtaaatatatgcttaatttgaacaattcttattgtatcaatggtatcaaattttgttttaaaagaattgaactACAAAGGTCATTTTCTGAACCTAAAGATCATAATTGAAATTGTCTTCGAAAAATTTAACAGATTTGAATGACTGCTGCAGATAACTTTCATCCGCAAATAATCTGTATATCTGCAATATcattaacacatatatatataaacaacaatgGTCCCAATACAGATCTTTGTGGCACTTCAGATTCAAAGACTAAATATGTGTACAAATGAAAAAGTGGTGTTACAAAAAAGAAATTGCATATGCATCACATAGtcaaaaaatattacatgttaaGAACATATTTTAACATGCAATTCACATGTTTAAAGTCCATGCATGAATAATGTTTAATTTAGGTGGCTCTTCTTCTCTTAGAGACCCGCTACTTTTTTGGACAATAACCTCTTGCTACGTGGAGGACAtgtctctaaatattttttgtccAGACTTCCTTTAACTTTCTGTAATTCCTCACTCTCCCAGGAATATGGATGGGACACAAAACCATCATCTCCCTCCTCATCACTGCTCATATATTTGTGAGCATTTGGTAGCTGGAAAAATGTTCTAACTTTATTTTTCTTCTCCTCGGACCATCCCGTCTTCTCTACCGCAACAAGTCTCCTCTTCAATTTCTGTccaaaaagatatgttttaaattaaaggaaaaaaataattgcagTTACCTTCCATATTTACCCAAATCACTTCAATGAAAcatttgttttgaatatatttttaaatacatgggCACACAATCAAGTCCTCATATAGACACCCTTTCATCAACTTCCTTTTCTTTCCTCAAGTGACCTAAACCATTTCGATAATCTTCATCCAGTGTcatcaaaatcaataataaTGTTCTAAGATGAGCTTTAAGTAAAACTGTATGATTACTGAGCTAAATTGAATTTCAAGTTTacctctttctttctttcatatGTTGCTTGCCTCTTTTTATTTAACTCTTCTTTATTCTTATTGTGCCTATTGTTGGCCTCCTTTCTGgatgtaaaatatcttttaatggCAGCTAGAAAATAAAAGATGCTGAATAAAAGATCTTGcacaaaataatgtaaatatgtttcaaaataactAATTATAGCCTTAGTTCAACCTACGATTTCTttgtaattatacccccccgcaacaagttgcggggggtatactggaatcgggttttccgtctgtctgtccgtccgtctgtagatgcaatggtttcagggctctaaagcattatcctttccacctaccgtcaccatatcatatatatggactacccatgggatgaagatgttccctatcgattttggggtcaaaggtcaagcacactggacatcgaagtagcaatatggtttccgggctctaaagcgttatcctttccacctacagtcaccatatcacacatatggactacccatgggatgaagatgttccctatcgattttggggtcaaaaggtcaaaggtcaagtgcactggacattgaagtagcaatatggtttctgggctctaaagcgttatcctttccacctacagtcaccatatcaaccatatggactacccatgggatgaagatgttccctatcgattttggggtcaaaaggtcaaaggtcaagtgcactggatattgaagtagcaatatggtttcctggctctaaagcgttatcatttccacctacagtcaccatatcatatatatggactacccatgggatgaagatgttccctatcgattttggggtcaaaaggtcaaaggtcacgcgtactggacattgaagtagcaatatggtttccgggctctaaagcgttatcctttccacctacagtcaccatatcaaccatatggactacccatgggatgaagatgttccctatcgattttggggtcaaaaggtcaaaggtcatgtgcactggacatcgaagtagcaatatggttcggtttgtcatgccatttgttttttacactcagaaaagaggtagtttatacctattaccaaccccctttgggagattggggtaagcggggggtattcttagtgagcattgctcacagtacctcttgttaattcTAAATTAGGACAAATAAATAAACTTATAATCAACGTTTGCTTTCTCATTGGTAATAACTGTTGAACCATAATGTAATGCTTTTCAgattaaatataaattgaaatctGTTAGATTTAGCAAAATTTATAACAGCATTTTCATTAGTACCATCTATGACGTCAATTCTTTCATCTGGCGCAATCCCTTGTACACTGTTCCTCATAAATACTGTCAGTGGTACATTTTCTTCATCCATGAATCTACAAAATAACAAGATTGTTACTTGGTTACAAATTACTTTAAAGTAGTTAATGTACTCCTGGGAGTTAAACTTTCACCCTAGAAATGAATTAGTgtataaaattcaaagtaattcAGCTGGGttattatttaaatttaatattttgaaatagttttacTAAATTTGCACAATTAACATTGgttcaatgatttatttatacatttatggACTGCGAATCTGGTTTATTGTTTGGAGAATGTTTTCAGGAACATccattatttcaaaacaaaacaaagatgtAAAGAGACCCACACGAATGTCCTAACCAATGCATTCATGTGCACAGTGTGTGATGGCCTTACAAGTAATTTCATTAATTCATAATAAGAAAAAACTGATAAAGCATTTATAAATTCAACATTTGCAAGAAATATTGTCtcattatatatgtatgcaaAAATACCTTTTGCTGTACCGTAGTTCCATTTCAAATCCGTCTGTTGACCATTTAAATAAGAGTCCTTCACTGCACTCTGAATGAAAGAGAAaacaataatgatatatatatatatatatgggaaacAGGGAGGCCATTTGAGTAATCTAATTCTGATGGGGAGAGATGCCTCATCCATGATGCACTCTTGTCCTTCAAATCTTTTCTTGGAGACCTTCGAACTGCTGTTGTACACTCAATACTTTTCTTTTTCTGGCAAAGAACCGAAAGAGTATTCTAAATTCATATTCCTCTGGAACTGGTTATGTGTATGTTTCGTGAGGTgattttacacattttcaacaatttcacaCATGGAAGGACAGACacaatattaaattatatagaCTATAGTCAAAAAGGCATAcaatttataatatttattaaagcatTGGAACTGCATTGAAAATTGACTCTTAACCTTTTGTGCTGGAGGATCATGTTGGGGTTCATCTTCATCTCCAGACTCACATCAAGAAAGCTGCAGAGTTTCATAGAGCCTGTCTTTGGCAGGTTTTCTAGGATATTTCCTTAAACCTGTAGATTGCAATGATGTGGCTGTTCTTTTCTAAACGAGAAGAAAACAATAGTGTAAAACATAACCGATTCCTTACTCTGTACAAAAAGGAAATTACATGtggaaattaaacaaatttcagaaaaatagcCAAATTTCTGTCTAAAACTACTAAAAGTTAATGCCTATAATAAACTACTTAAAGATAATGTCTTAGTACAATAACCTACACAATTTTTATATGGATAATATATCAAACTTCATCAATACATGCACGTCCAA
This genomic interval carries:
- the LOC125661101 gene encoding uncharacterized protein LOC125661101, with translation MELRYSKRFMDEENVPLTVFMRNSVQGIAPDERIDVIDAAIKRYFTSRKEANNRHNKNKEELNKKRQATYERKKEKLKRRLVAVEKTGWSEEKKNKVRTFFQLPNAHKYMSSDEEGDDGFVSHPYSWESEELQKVKGSLDKKYLETCPPRSKRLLSKKVAGL